The DNA region AGACAAATCAACAAGGAATCTCATCATCGCATCAATTTTGCTTTGATAATCGAAGCAAAAACATCTTCATGTAAAGGACCTAGATGTTCAGATTCAGCACATAGATCAAGAAATTGGGTGCTGTTTGTAACCATGTTTTAAAGGTGTtcattcaggaaaaaaaaaattaaattaaatttttatatataatcttaaattattttaatttattgatatttaaaataattttaaaaatattattttaatatatttttaagtaaaaaaatattttaaaaaataatcattgtaACCCTCCCAAACACCTTTAATTATAAatcttttgataaaatatttcattatttttttttcttgtatggttgtatttaattttgtattataaaattaattgagtctactttacctttttatttttattttttatatatagcatTGCCTGATttctgaaaagaaagaagtaagGAACTCCATCAACGCATCAACTTTTTAAGTGgagtttttttatagaattcttaaaaaaatgataaattgtgTACTAACAACATcgtttattatgaaaaaaaaaaatatttaaacttgaaTGAAATACATGGAGCTTTATCGGAATCGATTCTATGATTGAATAGCAGAAGTGCTACTTGGGCGagtgaaaataattgataaatatttatataatctgGAGGATAGAAAATTTTGTCATAGcaaaaaatgattgttttgttttttaatgcgTTTTTACTTTGAGATGGGTTGGGGTTTTCGAGTGTTTCCAGGCCCGGGTATGCATACTTGTTTCTCGAGGCCATTTTGGCTTCTCAATGCTTCTGGGTATAGCATGGGCCTTGGccgatatttttatataatgaaaCTCTTGTTTGttcgaaaagaaaaaagaaatggagattCTTCGGCTGcgtttcaagattttaaaactGTAACTCGTGagattttatatgttattttgagattacaatagtaattatggtttaaagtatttgtttatgtagaaatatattaaaataatatttttaaaaaattattatatcaaaatgatataaaaacataaaaaatttatatttaaataaatataattttaatcgcgtttctaaatataatattaaatataattcatgTATTATAAATTAATGTGTCATGTTATTAATTCATTCAGCATCATTAACTCTATTTAAACTCACctattttatacatatatttagttttaaaaaatattaaataattttttaatattttctaataattaaataatcatgCACTACATTCTAAAAACACTATAATTTACGAGTTTAAGTtgtaattcataaaatttattttaaacattataaaatttctcatgtttcagttttatataattcaatataaCATGTTTATGTAGTGGAgttttagaatatatttttccaatgaaaaaaataaaaataaaaatatgtacaCACAATTgcaatatcatttatttttattttttaaaaaaagaataatattatttcaaaattaaactttattgtCCCAGTAATACATAGATTAACCCGGACTCTGTAATAATCCAGCTAGGATCTTACAACTATAGTTAGTTTACATAAATTTTCGTTCAGTTTCATTTAGTTTGGGCTAGCTGAATATTAGATATTGGGCCAGAACAAGTTGTGACGGGCCCAATGGATGTAGAAGAAACATCCAATCACATATTAACAAATGACACACACGTGTTCATCTCCTTAAAAGGAACAGACTTTTATTGAGGTTAGTGGATTAGGGTTTAAGCACCTGTAAAACCTTAAAACCTAACTTCCTGACAACAACACAAAAACATGGAAATGCAATCAGTTTGCACCGGAATTACTGCCCCAAAACTCAGATTATCAACTAATCATTTGTTGCCAAACGAAATTGTAAGTACATTTGCTCAAATTTAAGCTTGGATTGTGTCTTCTTATACCTAGACTTTTTCTAACTCGtcatttatgtttcaaaatttaagATATCTGCAAGCCATGTTGGGTTGAGATGTCCAAGAATCCTGCTTAAGAACCCATCAAAATGTATGTTTCGCTTTCTCACACTAGTTGGTTGATGATTAAAATCAGTTTCCATGTTCTaagtaatggtttttttttcttcttattgcaGTGTGTGTGAAGCCTGGTTGTAAGAATATATTTAAAGGGATTTCTTGGTCAAGCTTGAACAGAGGAGTTGTGATATGTGGTTCTTCTAGTTCTAATTCTAATGCTGATGCGGATTTAAAGATTTCGAGAAGGAAAAGTTCGGGTGTGCCTGCTAGTAGTTTTAATGGGGTGGAGCCATTTAATGGTAAATCAGGTTCTGTTTCTTTTCATGGGTTGACTCACCAGTCTGTGGAAGAAGGGAGATTGGTCTCAGCACCTTTTAACGAAGATAAAGGCTCGTTTGTCTGGTTATTGGGACCAGTTGCGTTGgtattgtctttgattgtgCCTCAGTTTTTCCTTGGTTCTGCCATTGAGGCTTTCCTCAAGGATGAAGTTCTTGTAGGTACTTATCAGTTTGAGTTCTTGCAATATTTGCTCTTAAAAAGTGGCGTGGAACTGGAATATTTGACTGAGCACAAAAAAGAAATGCGGAAATTAACCGCCTCTTAATTTTCTTGCTTGCTTCATATGTGTGCGATGCTCTTTTGGTTTTTAGCTAATTAACTCGATTTGAACACCATTAATTTATCATGACAGATTATGTCTAATAGGAATATATATAGCATTGCAAATTGTAAGTGCCTATTGTCAATTTCGAGCATGATTGATTTGGATTTCAGTGATATGTTTTTTAGGGTGGGGGAGTGGGGAGCCTAGTTGCTCCCACATTTGTGTACACTAACTATCATTAGTGAGTTTGTGGGAAGTGCTTGTGCTCAATAAGAACCGAGTTCGCTTTTAAGACTTTGGAAGACCCTAACCAAGCCAGTCTGTGAGGTCCGGGAAACATTTTTCTTAACAGTCACCGAGGTTATTGGATCAATATCAGAGTGCCAAACTGGTGTTACAGGAAAATGCAATGGATTTCACTTCTTTGGTTAGATGTTTATTGTGCTATGTGGCCTTGCAATTGAATTGATTGTTGTCTTGTCAACAACTTTCAGGGTAAACCTGGTTGGTCATTTCAATATGATGATCTACTGTTGATACTTTGTATGGGAAAAAAGAATACCTGAATCttgtcaaaataatatcatgatttatttatgcTGCTTGAGTGTGCATTTATTATGATTAAGATGGGAAAAAGAAATCTACAAAGCATCTTATATGCCATTTATTTTGCAGAGATTGCGACATCATTATCTTTCGAGGCCATGTTTTACTTTGGTCTTGCAACCTTCTTGACTGTGACTGATCGCATTCAGAGGCCTTATCT from Populus alba chromosome 14, ASM523922v2, whole genome shotgun sequence includes:
- the LOC118034156 gene encoding uncharacterized protein, with product MEMQSVCTGITAPKLRLSTNHLLPNEIISASHVGLRCPRILLKNPSKLCVKPGCKNIFKGISWSSLNRGVVICGSSSSNSNADADLKISRRKSSGVPASSFNGVEPFNGKSGSVSFHGLTHQSVEEGRLVSAPFNEDKGSFVWLLGPVALVLSLIVPQFFLGSAIEAFLKDEVLVEIATSLSFEAMFYFGLATFLTVTDRIQRPYLQFSSKRWGLITGLRGYLTSAFFVMGFKVIAPLFAVFVTWPVLGLPALVAVLPFLVGCLAQRLFETYLDKRGSSCWPLVPIIFEVYRLYQLTKAAHFIEKLMFTLRGVPESALLLERSNALVSMIATFQVLGLVCLWSLTTFLLRLFPSRPVAENY